One part of the Salinivirga cyanobacteriivorans genome encodes these proteins:
- a CDS encoding YfiR family protein, protein MKKLAVVLITLILASSISTAQNTAKLQSIFIYNFIKLIEWPASYKSGTFNITVLGNDQIYTELMNLAKVKKAGSQTIKVKKINNLGELANPHILYIPKTKGSKVSDAKTSIGSKATLLISDTNNGTGKGSDINFVVVGNKPKFEIKTSSAQSKGLKISSNLVNLGIKK, encoded by the coding sequence ATGAAGAAACTTGCAGTTGTCCTCATTACATTAATTCTGGCGTCTTCTATAAGCACAGCCCAAAATACTGCTAAACTTCAATCCATTTTTATCTACAACTTCATTAAATTGATTGAATGGCCCGCTTCCTATAAATCAGGAACATTTAATATTACTGTACTCGGTAACGACCAAATATATACCGAGTTAATGAACCTTGCCAAGGTTAAAAAAGCTGGTTCACAGACCATAAAAGTCAAAAAAATAAACAACCTCGGAGAACTTGCAAACCCACACATTTTGTATATTCCTAAAACCAAAGGGTCAAAAGTCAGTGATGCCAAAACCAGCATAGGATCAAAAGCCACATTATTGATATCAGACACGAATAATGGAACTGGCAAAGGTTCCGACATCAACTTCGTTGTGGTGGGAAATAAACCAAAATTTGAAATCAAAACATCATCTGCCCAGTCAAAAGGCCTTAAAATTAGTTCAAATCTTGTAAATCTGGGCATAAAGAAATAA
- a CDS encoding ferritin family protein: MKHFKNIDEILDFAMQSEQEAVDFYSKMAAQAKTKDMQEIFEQFAQEEVSHKARLKEIKTNGSFEVADEKVADLQIADYTVKVKPKPDMDYQDALVVAMQKEKAAFRLYSNLAKRAPNNAMKELFEALAMEESKHKLRFELEYDEHILREN; encoded by the coding sequence ATGAAGCACTTTAAAAATATCGATGAAATTTTGGATTTTGCCATGCAGAGCGAGCAGGAAGCCGTAGATTTTTACAGTAAAATGGCCGCCCAGGCAAAGACAAAAGATATGCAGGAAATATTTGAGCAATTTGCGCAGGAAGAAGTCAGCCATAAGGCGCGCTTAAAAGAGATTAAAACCAATGGCAGTTTTGAGGTTGCTGATGAAAAAGTAGCCGATTTGCAAATTGCAGACTATACCGTAAAAGTAAAACCAAAACCCGACATGGATTATCAGGATGCCCTGGTGGTGGCCATGCAAAAAGAGAAAGCTGCTTTCAGGCTTTATTCAAACCTGGCAAAAAGAGCTCCGAATAATGCTATGAAAGAGCTTTTCGAGGCGCTTGCCATGGAAGAATCAAAACATAAACTCCGTTTCGAACTGGAATATGATGAGCATATCCTGCGTGAAAATTAA
- a CDS encoding DUF427 domain-containing protein, protein MRVIWNNQLVAESDKTIVVENNYYFPPESIHQSFFEQNNKETFCPWKGKASYYNLVHGEDKDEAAAWYYPEPKAAASNIKNHVAFDKSVVKIEDI, encoded by the coding sequence ATGCGAGTTATTTGGAACAATCAGTTGGTTGCAGAAAGCGACAAAACCATAGTTGTGGAAAACAATTACTATTTTCCACCGGAATCGATTCATCAAAGCTTTTTTGAGCAAAACAACAAAGAGACTTTTTGTCCATGGAAAGGTAAAGCCTCTTACTATAACCTGGTTCACGGTGAAGATAAAGATGAAGCCGCAGCCTGGTATTATCCCGAACCCAAAGCTGCAGCCAGCAACATTAAGAACCATGTGGCTTTTGACAAATCTGTAGTTAAAATCGAAGATATTTAA
- a CDS encoding UvrD-helicase domain-containing protein, protein MKLLADFHIHSHYSRATSKQLTPEYLEFFGRKKGINLIGTGDFTHPGWLDELQQKLQPAEQGLFKLKEEFRLKEDAPEGVVRFMLTSEISNIYKKYDKTRKVHNVICAPDFRTVHEINNKLESIGGNLKSDGRPILGLDSRDLLEIALEANEHIFFIPAHIWTPWFSALGAKSGFDSIHECYDDLTKYIHAVETGLSTDPAMNWMISELDQFTLLSNSDAHSPDKLGRNANWFDTGLSYDDITEAMKNGGNAGFKGTIDMFPQEGKYHYAGHRKCNVCLNPVEVIEAGGICPVCGKKLTEGVMNRVADLSDRKELRERKNRKPFYSIIPLREMLAGIEGVGPNSKKVGQYYEEVLKTLGNEMHILLEKPVDDISQQGFPLLAEAIERMRARKVYIQEGYDGEYGKITVFKPGEIREMQSGDSLFNEDAQNIDLPEERPLLNFDLEALQRLHHSVHLTRQSVVQEPESPVYEKQHATGPLSALNSSQEKAALHESGPAMVLAGPGTGKTKTLTAHVYSLIHNRLVPQKEIATITFTNKAAGEIKARLADMLQTDEEALQMTTNTFHGLGFIICNEHAEDLQRKPGFMLIDPDETVSILQQITGKKLREVKQSAVQISLYKQNIVSALSDADIQLLDQYEDYLISNNLFDLDDLLYRPVKLLKENREISKQWQQRFSHILVDEYQDTNPVQYELLNQLIDGENSNLYVVGDPNQAIYGFRGASVKYMRRFVADFPQATIYRLQQSYRCSQRILASSANVLSSETSALKGINEGVKIKISAYASGAAEAEGIARKIEVLTGGMGFFSKDSQVVASNDDAEVSLSDIAILMRTRRQSDALKKALKDHHIPFQEAGEEPFWNKTPWSIVVNLLNFRYYQLPHLQKELKAETFSLVQEIPENEPAAETLKFITNRLRADYEFDQTQYQMICSMADGLDCKTFLTRLKTGWGADAIDNKLEAVQLLTMHAAKGLEFDTVFIPGLEDGIMPFHMFREQVDSEEEERLLYVAMTRAKGNLWLSHANQRFLFNQQQKLKVSPFLRRINKALTEQFKEKSSTKQKADGNQLKLF, encoded by the coding sequence ATGAAGCTTTTGGCCGATTTTCATATTCATTCGCATTATTCACGCGCAACAAGTAAACAATTGACACCTGAATACCTTGAGTTCTTCGGTAGGAAGAAAGGTATCAATTTAATCGGAACCGGTGATTTTACCCATCCCGGTTGGCTCGATGAATTGCAGCAAAAATTACAACCTGCCGAACAGGGTTTGTTTAAGCTAAAAGAGGAATTTCGTTTGAAAGAAGATGCCCCGGAAGGAGTGGTTCGGTTTATGCTAACCTCAGAGATTAGTAATATTTATAAAAAGTACGATAAAACACGGAAAGTGCATAACGTGATTTGTGCTCCTGATTTCCGAACTGTTCACGAAATTAATAATAAGCTGGAAAGTATTGGCGGAAACCTTAAAAGCGACGGCCGCCCGATTCTTGGACTCGATTCCCGTGATTTACTGGAGATAGCGCTTGAGGCAAATGAGCATATTTTTTTCATTCCTGCACATATTTGGACACCATGGTTTTCGGCACTTGGTGCTAAATCGGGTTTCGACAGTATTCATGAGTGTTATGATGATCTGACAAAGTATATTCATGCCGTCGAAACAGGATTGTCCACAGATCCGGCAATGAACTGGATGATTTCTGAACTTGATCAGTTTACATTGTTGTCAAATTCCGATGCACATTCACCCGATAAGCTTGGACGAAATGCCAATTGGTTCGATACCGGACTGAGCTATGATGATATTACGGAAGCTATGAAAAATGGGGGTAATGCCGGCTTTAAAGGAACCATTGACATGTTTCCACAGGAAGGCAAATATCATTATGCCGGACACAGGAAATGTAATGTTTGCCTGAATCCGGTTGAGGTTATTGAGGCCGGCGGAATTTGCCCGGTTTGCGGTAAAAAATTGACCGAAGGTGTGATGAACCGTGTAGCCGATTTATCAGACAGGAAAGAACTCAGGGAACGTAAAAATCGAAAACCATTTTATTCAATTATTCCTTTACGGGAAATGCTTGCCGGAATCGAGGGCGTAGGGCCAAACTCAAAAAAAGTAGGACAATATTACGAGGAGGTTTTGAAAACGCTCGGCAATGAGATGCACATCTTGCTCGAAAAGCCGGTTGATGATATCAGCCAGCAGGGCTTTCCTTTGCTGGCTGAGGCAATTGAGCGTATGCGGGCCCGAAAAGTCTATATTCAGGAAGGGTATGATGGTGAATATGGAAAAATTACCGTTTTTAAACCGGGCGAAATAAGAGAAATGCAATCCGGTGATTCGTTATTTAACGAAGATGCCCAAAATATTGATTTACCTGAAGAAAGGCCATTGTTGAATTTCGACCTTGAGGCACTTCAGCGGTTACATCATTCTGTTCATCTCACACGGCAATCTGTGGTGCAAGAGCCGGAAAGTCCTGTATATGAAAAACAGCATGCCACAGGCCCGCTCTCAGCCCTGAACAGTTCGCAGGAAAAAGCAGCTCTGCATGAGTCCGGCCCTGCAATGGTGCTCGCTGGTCCCGGTACTGGAAAAACCAAAACCTTAACCGCCCATGTCTATTCTCTTATACACAATAGGCTTGTTCCGCAAAAGGAAATTGCTACCATTACATTTACAAATAAGGCCGCAGGGGAGATAAAAGCACGGCTGGCTGATATGTTGCAAACCGATGAGGAAGCTCTGCAAATGACAACCAATACCTTTCATGGACTAGGATTTATTATTTGTAATGAACATGCAGAGGATTTGCAGCGTAAACCTGGTTTCATGCTCATCGACCCCGATGAAACAGTGTCAATTTTGCAACAAATAACCGGGAAAAAACTAAGGGAGGTAAAGCAAAGTGCTGTACAAATTAGTCTGTATAAACAAAATATTGTGTCAGCGCTATCAGATGCAGACATTCAACTGCTGGACCAATATGAAGATTATCTGATCAGCAATAATTTGTTCGACCTGGATGACTTACTTTATCGTCCCGTAAAGTTATTGAAAGAAAACAGGGAAATAAGCAAACAATGGCAGCAAAGGTTCAGCCATATTTTAGTAGATGAATACCAGGATACTAATCCGGTTCAGTACGAATTACTCAATCAACTTATCGATGGAGAAAATTCTAATTTATATGTGGTCGGAGATCCCAACCAGGCCATTTATGGATTTCGGGGTGCTTCTGTAAAATATATGCGCAGGTTTGTAGCAGACTTTCCACAGGCAACTATTTACCGCTTACAGCAATCATACAGATGTAGTCAGCGTATTTTGGCATCTTCGGCCAATGTGCTATCTTCAGAAACCAGCGCGCTGAAAGGTATAAATGAAGGAGTGAAAATTAAAATATCGGCCTATGCTTCCGGTGCTGCCGAGGCTGAAGGAATTGCCCGTAAGATTGAAGTTTTAACAGGTGGTATGGGTTTCTTTTCAAAAGATAGCCAGGTGGTAGCAAGCAATGATGACGCTGAAGTCAGTTTATCAGATATTGCTATATTAATGCGCACGCGCCGCCAGTCAGATGCACTGAAAAAAGCTTTGAAGGATCATCATATTCCTTTCCAGGAAGCAGGAGAGGAGCCTTTCTGGAACAAAACACCATGGTCTATTGTGGTTAATTTACTGAACTTCAGGTACTACCAGTTGCCGCATTTGCAAAAGGAATTAAAAGCCGAAACCTTTTCGCTGGTGCAAGAAATACCTGAAAACGAACCTGCAGCAGAAACGCTGAAATTTATTACAAATAGACTCAGGGCAGACTATGAATTTGACCAGACGCAATATCAAATGATTTGCTCAATGGCTGATGGGTTAGATTGTAAAACATTTCTCACCCGATTAAAAACTGGTTGGGGTGCAGATGCAATAGACAATAAACTTGAGGCTGTACAATTACTTACTATGCATGCAGCAAAAGGACTGGAATTTGATACTGTCTTTATTCCGGGTTTGGAAGATGGCATTATGCCTTTTCACATGTTTAGGGAGCAGGTAGACTCAGAAGAGGAGGAACGTTTGCTGTATGTAGCTATGACAAGGGCAAAAGGTAATTTATGGTTGTCGCATGCCAATCAACGTTTCTTATTTAATCAGCAACAGAAACTTAAAGTTTCTCCTTTTTTAAGGCGTATTAATAAAGCACTTACTGAGCAGTTTAAGGAGAAATCTTCAACAAAACAAAAGGCAGATGGCAATCAATTGAAATTGTTTTAG
- the alr gene encoding alanine racemase, producing MLFTSYIELSKSALNNNIQFMKKMAGDSPRYSMVIKANAYGHGIEDLLPLVESCGIDHFSVFSVEEARRALKVKNDYCDLMIMGFVDDDHLEWAIENNISFFVFTKERLDAVCKIAKQTSLPARIHIELETGMHRTGFVKDDLEYVAQKLQENAGDIELEGLCTHFAGAESLSNFDRIYNQIGTFHRRCSWFHDKGLQPKYKHLSCSAGVLNFPEASMDLVRVGIANYGFWPNNETKILHIRNGQIPEDPLQQVLSWKSKVMSVNPVAEDEYVSYGTSYRTNRESKIATVPVGYGYGFSRNLSNMGHVLINEKRVPVVGAVNMNMMVVDVTDLPIVKVGDEVVMIGKQGDKSITISSFSDMNNSMNYELLTRLPAAIPRYEVD from the coding sequence ATGCTTTTTACATCATATATAGAGCTTAGCAAAAGTGCATTGAACAATAATATTCAGTTTATGAAAAAGATGGCAGGCGATAGCCCTCGCTATTCAATGGTGATAAAAGCAAATGCCTATGGTCATGGAATTGAGGATTTGCTTCCACTAGTGGAATCTTGCGGTATAGATCACTTCTCCGTTTTTAGTGTGGAAGAGGCAAGAAGGGCATTAAAAGTGAAGAATGATTATTGCGATTTGATGATAATGGGTTTCGTTGATGATGATCATCTTGAATGGGCCATTGAAAATAATATCTCCTTTTTTGTTTTTACCAAGGAGCGCCTTGATGCTGTATGCAAGATTGCGAAGCAAACTTCGCTTCCTGCCAGAATTCACATCGAACTGGAGACCGGTATGCACCGTACCGGTTTTGTGAAAGATGATCTGGAGTACGTAGCCCAAAAGCTGCAGGAAAATGCCGGGGATATTGAACTTGAAGGTTTGTGCACCCATTTTGCCGGGGCAGAGAGTCTGAGCAATTTTGATCGTATTTATAATCAAATTGGAACCTTTCACAGGCGCTGCAGCTGGTTTCATGATAAAGGATTACAACCGAAATATAAACATCTTTCCTGTTCCGCAGGCGTGTTGAATTTTCCCGAAGCTTCAATGGATCTTGTGCGTGTAGGTATTGCCAATTATGGTTTTTGGCCCAACAACGAAACAAAAATTCTACACATACGCAATGGTCAGATTCCCGAAGATCCACTGCAACAGGTGCTTTCGTGGAAAAGTAAGGTCATGAGTGTAAATCCAGTGGCCGAGGATGAGTACGTGAGCTATGGTACAAGCTACAGGACTAACCGTGAAAGCAAAATTGCTACTGTTCCGGTAGGTTATGGTTATGGTTTTAGCCGCAATTTAAGTAATATGGGACACGTTTTAATTAATGAGAAACGCGTACCAGTGGTTGGAGCAGTCAACATGAATATGATGGTAGTGGATGTGACTGATTTACCCATTGTGAAAGTGGGCGATGAAGTGGTTATGATTGGGAAACAGGGCGATAAAAGCATTACAATAAGCTCATTTAGCGACATGAACAATAGTATGAATTATGAGCTTTTAACACGCCTTCCTGCAGCTATTCCCCGGTATGAAGTTGACTAA